The genome window TCATACAGGTTTATTCAACATATCAACGATATCGCTCCGGTTCAACTTGACAGCGTAGTCCAGAGCCGTATGGCCGAGCAGGTCTTGTAGGCACGAGTCTACGCCATGCTGCATCAGGTATGACACCATCACGGGGAAGTTGCACAGAACCGCCTGTGGAAAAAAAAAGTCGTTAGAAGTAAACATTTTCATTCTGTATCTTGGCCACACGAGAAATAGGTATCCGATAAACTCACTGTCCTACAAGAAGCATACTGTACGTAAAGTGTATTAGGTTATTTCCGAATTACTTCCGAATTATGGTAATTTCCGAAAACAACCGATAATTTCATCATATCAAAGCCCTTCTTCGAAATTACCTGACATTTAAAAACGCTTTGGCACTACGCCTGCAATCCCGCATACaccatcatcactacatagtataaaacaaagtcgcttccctgtctgtctgtctgtatgcttagatctttaaaactacgcaacggattttgatgcggttttttttaatagatagaattattcaagaggaacgtttatgtataatttgttaacccgtacgaagccggggcgggtcgctagtaattcatAAAATATTCCCGACAGGCTGATATATACATTTTGGGATTGATTGCGAATAgcggttataattataaaatgaacttttggagaaaaaaaaatggctgAGCCATCAGGCTAGATGAAGTAGAGATGAAATCGTTTGCCCTTCAGACGAACTCCTTACTCATGGAGAACTCTATAATCCACACTCGACAGATGAGGATTGTCAACCATTACCTTATGCAGCGGCGTCTGCTTCAGCTCATCCATATCATTCAGATCCGCGCCCGCCTTCCTCAGCGCCTCAAGCTTGCTGACCGCCCCAGTTCTAGCCGCCAGAGACAGCAGCTCGGAGACGGACTTATGGTCCACACTTGACAGATGGGCGCCGCATTGTTGGACCAGCTCTATGAGGTCCAAATCGTCGCGGTGGATCGCCGTGATTAGCGGGGATTCCCCGCATCTAAGAAAAGCAATCATAGCAATCATATTCGTTTAAACTCGGAAACCCTAAAATATTTGTGATTATGAAATgaaattccattatttttacatacagGATCAGAAATTACTTGCCTCGTCTTTAAGTGCACATTAGCTCCGTTCCTTAACAGGTATTCGACTATAGTATGCTTTCCTTTTAGAATGGCCTCGTGCAGAGGACTCCGGCCTTCCGAGTTTTGCGCGTTTACGTCTGCCCCCATGTCTAAAAACAAGCTATAATAATAGTTATCAACATTTATATTTGGATCAAAAATAAGTTAATAAGAAGTGTACTTGAACGTGTTGACGCAggacgaaaaaccgacaaaataATAGGGAACACGGCCCGAAGGCACAGCAAGTGCGAAATCGAGTCCACACTTCGCGTTCACAGATTCGCGCGCGATACACGTGATAAATTTGGAGGATCCCTTATGGTGCGTCCAAATTTGGCAAAAGCCGCTAATCCTCAATCGCACTGCAGGCGCAAACAAGCGCATTCACGACCCGTTCACCAGATCTTGACGCATATGAACATAATATTTTCAAACACACATGTTAGTTTAAAGTAAGCTCACCCAGCATCTTTTTGACAGCTATAAGGTCATCGTGTTCTATAGAATATAGGAGAAGGGAATTGAATACTTTCTCCGTCACTTCTATTAGCTTTTTGGGTGACTGGATATTTAGACTCGCAGCCAGCGCATCCACTAGAGTGCTGTCCTGAAAATAAGGACATGAGCTATAGAGATGAAAATTCACTAATACGTGTAACAAGGCGAAGTACGTAGGTGTCCGTGCCCAATCATAATATGCTCGTTTGTTCGTAATTCGTATAACACGTTAAGATCTAATGCTaaataatgctaaaaaaaagagGTATACTTATATAGCGAATTCGGTCAATTAAGACAATACAAACTACTTTTGTTATAAGGTTAACCCTAATCATCGTCAACGAAAATATTATTGAGAAGTGATAACCCTGACTTCAAATTGATGCGTTGAATGCCCGTACAAAGGTTATCAGTCTcattatgtaataaaaatagcaatcgatttatttttacataatcttAGAACTATGGTGCTATCATACAAAACGAAAcatttaaattgtaaacaagATTACATTCTTTTGATAATTTTTGATTAATAAGTACTTAGGTATGTACTTCCTAACTCACAGCATCACCTATCTATAGACCTACCGTTATAGGTACTGAGGCGGTTGGTAAGAAGAACTGCAGTGTTTTAGACCCGAAATTCGGctaggtaccatcgcccacactgttaactgacggTTCGTAAACCTAGTAAAGTGCCGTACGAGTATGTGGAAAATATATATCCCTTAGTCTGGTAAAGGGTTAACTTTGTAGATGTCTAAAAACCCCACGAGTCCCACCACTATATGAAGCAGCATGGTAAGTACGTATAGGTAAAACCATTTTAGTAAACATCAGTTTCTCATTTGTTTACTAAAACCCTGTAGAACTTTGTTACGAGCGCTTTCAAAATGTCATAGAAACTTGTGACGTCACAGCCACACCTCCTTCGAGAATAACAAGCGTGACCTACCAATACCAAATGTAATTACCCTATGTAGACACATTTCATAAGAAGGTTACTGTTAATGCTATCACGGGTTTACGACAGTTTACGTAACACTATAAGTACTATAACGTCAGTGCGAATAACAACTGTAAATTATTAGCATAAGTAATCTATAGAACAACTAAAATAATAGGTAAGCAGCTGTTATCTTACAAGGACTTAAAGACTTAGGCCAGGGATCGCGAAAAATACCATACCACCCCATGGGCACTTGCCAGGCTCCTCACCTCCGAAATCATGTCAAATATCTatatattcttcttcttctttgggTAGTTCGATTTATCTAGTCTATCTATATAGACTAGATAGAGATAGATAAATAAATCGAACTGTCGTCGGTCGACACAACattagaaaaaccggccaagtgcgagtcggactcgcgcacggagggttccgcaccatcaacaaaaaatagagcaaaaaaatcgtgtttatgtatgggagccccccataaatatttattttattttatttttagtatttgtttttatagcggcaacagagatacaccatttgtgaaaatttcaactgtctagctatcgtggttcatgagatacagcctggtgacagacggacagacggacggacggacggacggacggacggtcggacggacagcgaagtcttaataatagggtcccgtttttaccctttgggtacggaaccctaaaaactgtattCAGGTCTAAATTGTACAGATTTTTAGTTAGTGGCAATAAATGGATCCACTccgttatatagttatttgtacaacaagagatcaaagtttgatatttcttcgagtgcttattttgagtcccgtgcaagcgaaacaTTCTATactatctaatttagaatcttgagcgtagtaagggactcaaaagcgcacgagatgtaaataactttgatctcgtgtagttcacaaaacttttcacctcagcagtgagaacatattagagaacccgaaaaatcacttgtttaattataaattaacaaattttTCCAATGTAGTCAAacaaagtttatttttagttgcATAATACAGGCGTGTTTGCTGATTTGCTCGCACTGAAGGTGACTGGTGTAATGGTGTTAACAAGATGACATGATAATCTATTTACAAACTAGAGCGTGATTGTACTTCAGGTGGTTACATTTAAGTAAAAAACTGGATAAGTGCGAGTCGTGCAGAGCAGCGtggaagaagaggaaacaacaaaacacatactcctagactgcaaacaggtagaagcatacaggaacaaatacctagggactccgagcacactaaaagaggcagtcagcaacctgaaaacactgctaggtttcatggacgagctggggtggttagagtagcgccacctcgtttcacgcaaaataggcacaatggttgtcgatttgcggaaaatgcccagaagcactaactaactaagtgcgagtcggactcgcccaccgagggttccgtacttttttgtatttgttgttatagcggcaacagaaatacatcatctgtgaaaatttcaaccgtcTAGTTATTattacggttcatgagatacagcctggtgacacacAGACGGACTGATTGTTGACTTATCGAACTATATCGTTCATATACTTTAAGCAGTATTTTATTACCTCAATGGCTATAGATGACGTGTTGGTCAATTCACCTCGTATATTGGTTGACATCAGCTGAAATTAAAACACAattatagagttaaaaggatgctatagatatttattatttattttatagtgataaataataaacatagagAAAGTAACTTTGTTGTCCTAAAGGGACATACATTGTTAGAGCATCCTAGATTAAATCAAAATGAGCAAACAAATCATTAAATGTAACAACCAAGTACCGTGAAGTGTACCGACGATATAAAAATCAACCTtcctgataaaaaaataattgcatgTTTGTTAGCGCAAGCTACAAATACCGTAAGACGTAAACAAAGTcacattaaattaaaagataatATATCTATTGCTTCTAACTCTCTCACAGATCATAAACACGCGCGATAACTAAAATAATAGATTGTTATGTTAatcaatatgtacctatatatatttatacctacttgtaccagtgtaaaatgtcattcaatagaacttgctaactacgtaaacaaaagttactagtaaattgacatttagtgtcaattttagtatggcggtttgtttacatagcaagttctatttgTAAGTAATATAGCAAAAGCAAATTGCGCACGATTTAATCTTTGAGAATAGAACTCTATTCTGGAACTGCGTTTGTATCGGTACAGCTAGCTAGGTATCTCTAGGTATATCTGCGAAGGAATgttctgggggcctagccaaaatgacaatcgttgaaTAGAAAAAGCCaatcaaaaattaaataatgtggCATTTGTCATAccaatacattttttctttggcttttgtcgatgtacgtttgtcatcttggctaggcggtGAACACATGAAAGAGAATTTATCATTAAACTTAACATGAAATATTTACCTCAGTTTTCTCCTTATAAGTAAGTTCAGTCTTAGATAGCACGTAGGATAACTTGGTGAGAGCTGCTTCAGGCGTCATGTCGAAGCCGGACACTACTCCGCAAGACGCTAAGAGCTGAAAGAAAAAACAAAGTCAATTAATCTgtctcatgaatctagtattttaagttttaactgGATCGGGGCCCGATCatcgggcatgaggggtggggggaaatgaccgaacgggattgtctttatgtatctttcagtaggagtagcagcgaaagcgctattattgtttgtccttgtcacagtctcacattttttttattccccatcataaattagtatggattatggtgggcaacaaataaattcgaccaatcatagtgacGCATTGcccatgttttgtccctcacggaggcacgcgtataccacttctatatgatcctaccttctatgatctGTCTGGACAGTCACTAAAACTAGTGACAAAAGAAATGAAGCTCAAAGTCGTTCAAAAATCATTACTTTTAGGCATAGAACTTATGGGATAAGGCCAGTGAAGCGGCTATATGGTGGAAAACATCGACGCTCTGAAGATTAATTCGTGCTTTCAGACACTTCCAGTCTATTGACCACGCTACATCATCTGAATTACGTACTTAATGTTGACgaatttcaattaaattaacCAAGTATCGTAGCAACTGCGGTATGCGTGGTCAAACCCGATAAGTCGAGTAAAAGGATTCTTGATATTAGAACTATATGTGACATGCGTAGAATTCTTATTTGAATAATGaaatatttagatttattaGGTTTGACCTGTCAGCCCTCGCACTGTTGTCAACATTTTGAGACTGACTTATTCGAATCGATATATCCCGTGTTCGTATTCGAGATACCTGATACTTACCTGAGATATTTCGAGAGCGAAATCAAATAAGCACGTGGTGCAATGAGTGATGTAGACGATTTGGAGGCTATTTCTATATAGTTGAAGAGGTTGAAATGATTTGTACATACCCTGCCAGTCTCATAGAGGGGTGAAGCCACAGAACCCGTGGTGCACTGGGTTATGTTGACAAAGATCACACCTCGTTTAACAGCAGCCTCTATTTCCTTGAACAGGTCTTCACGGTTTGAAGGAATATTGCCGGCCCCGTAGCTTTCTATTACTACGCCTGTGAagcatatattttgttttagtaCAGTCAGGAATGCAAGCCGCTATGCGAATTAAGTGCTCGTAATTTAGGTAGTCTTAGCATATACAGATTATGCTGCACAGCAGTGAACTTCTGTAGCAGAATTTAGTCTTTATAATAATAGACTCGcatataagcgctggtggcctagcggtaagagcgtgcgactttcaatccgtaggtcgcgggttcaaacctcggctcgtaccaatgagtttttcggaacttatgtacgaaatataatttcatatttaccagttgcttttcggtgaaggaaaacatcgtgaggaaaccggactaatcccaataaggcctagtttcccctctgggttggaaggtcagatggcagtcgctttcgtaaaaactagtgcctacgtcaattcttgggattagttgtcaagcggaccccaggctcccatgagccgtggcaaaatgccgggataacgcgaggaagaagagaataATAGACTACATGTCTGAAAAAATTCGACCAAGTGCATTTTAGCGGGTACTGTCTCAATAGTGACTACTCACCCTCAATAGGAGGCTGACAGAACGCATTGATGACCGAAGAGCTGATGCTAGGGAATATCCTCAGCAGTCCCACATTCCTGCAGAGTTTGGCGTGCAAGTGGCACCTCTCTATAGTTGTTGGCTTAAACACAGCCTTTTTGTTGAACTCTATATCGATCCCCACCTCGACCAGAGGAAGACAGTTGGGAGAGTCGAAGGCGTAGAGATTGTACGCTGAGATCTTGCGGACCCTGTAAAcagttttcaaaaataattataaaataatgggTAGCAGACATACCTATACGCATAGTCTTTTCTTCCCAGAGtaacacaagcctacgtcacaataatatTGCCACTTTACatagcgctatcgcatattatcatatagcgctgtcgcatgatgacgtaggcttgtgtcagtcacgtggtcggaagagagtaccaggcggagtatattattataccatgcctaTACGTATAATGCAGACTCTAACATATTTCTTCATTTAGATATCCAGGTATTAATGGCTTAATTTGCTCGTTATAAAATATGAGGGCCTGCTTCATATCTAGATGTTAAAATTTTGACAGGTTACAGAAATAAGTATTAGCTCATTAATATCTAAAGGATAACGTAATTCCTAAACAGTTTCGTAATCTAGGTAGGTCTGTATACATTTAAGTACACATGTTTTACCTTATGGtaaactaattaattattattatcttgccatTTTAAATGAAGTCCTTTAGACTTATTGGCCTTTTTGGAattgtttatataatatgactcatttttattgcacttgaatgtataggtaggtacattatgcaAACCTGTTCCCTCTGAAGAGTTTGCCCCCAAAGAACACGGTGACTTCTGGTATGTTCAGACAGCCAGCGATAAGCAACGACGACACGAAGTTGTCAGACCCGTCGCTGCGAGGCTCGAAGATCGGTATCTGTTCATACAATCAAAACAATTGATAAGTAGGTGCTTCTCTTCTTCGCAATGTGTGTTCGGCGTGATTGGCGTGAAGCCGGTAAAGTATACataaaagtacctaataatttacGCTAATTTGATATGTTAAATGCGTGCATTAGGTTTACAAATGGTTTAGGTTGCCAACACGCTTTTTATGTAAAATCCTTGATATAACTTCATCACATATCATATAAgcgttaagtaggtactcattCTTTCTGTTTCAGTGACCGATTCGCCAATATAGAATATTTCTAAGAACCATTAGATTACCTGGGAGCCAGTGATGACAACACATTTACCAATGTTCTCGAACATGAATGACAAAGCTGATGCTGTATAGGACATAGTGTCTGTGCCGTGCAGCACTATGAATCCATCGTATTCTTCATAGTATTTCTGTAatagaatataaattatttatgacGATGGATGTTTTAAATAGTTGATTAAAAGTTACGTGCCTAGATCGGATGAAAAACAGTTCACTCACCATAACACTTTCCGCAATTTGTATCCATTGGGCTTCTGTCATGTTAGAGGAATCCAAGAGTGTGTCGTACTCGAGTATTTTATAGAATATCCGAGAGTCTTGATCTTTGGCCGCTGTTCGATGATAAAAGCAcaatattttatgtaagtatGGTCAACCAGGATAATTGCAATTATGGGGCAAATGCAACTACTCTAACAATTTTATGGTACACTTTCAGCAGTCATAAAACAGAGTTCACATTTGGTATAAGTGGTTCTAGCTTTAGACTAACTTCTTGTATTTAGAGTAGTTGCAATTTCCCTGGTTGACCTTAAGTATGTAAGATTAATGTtctcatataaatatttaagtttgtaAAGAAATTCATTTCAAAAGTAAGATAGAGCATGCTATGAATGTGGCGGTTGCAAAAACATCCGGCACTGCATTAACTTTACCATCAGGCCACATACAGAAATATGACAGTAGTTATCTCTTTCTCACATACGTGGTAAAACAAGGAAGGACGTGTCGAATCCCGGCATGGACAACCTGCTCCTCCAGAAGGCATGATCGTGAAGTTGCGGATATCCTCGGATCAGGTTTTCAAAAGCCGCTTTTTGTGGTATAAGAACTGTGAACAAAGATATTGCTTTATACTGACGAGTTATTTGCTGGgtgtacctactaaatatttttttcccatGTCCATATATGCCATATGcctatgtccgtctgtctatccgcTGTTGCCGCTGTGCACCGTAGGTAGGTAACtcctttttattagggttccgtagccaaatggcaaaaaacggaacccttatagattcgtcatgtctgtctgtctatctgtctgtctgtccgtttgtccgtccgtatgtcatagtcacttttctccgaaactataagaactttgCTGTTgcaacttggtaagtagatgtattctgtgaaccgcattaagattttcacacaaaaatagaaaaaaaacaataaatttttggggttccccatacttagaactgaaactcaaaattttttttttcatcaaacccatacgtgtggggtatctatggataggtcttcaaaaatgatattgaagtttctaatatcattttttttctaaactgaatagtttgcgcgagagacacttccaaagtggtaaaatgtgtgccccccccccccgtaacttctaaaataacagaatgataaaactaaaaaaaatatatgatgtacattaccatgtaaacttccaccgaaaattggtttgaacgagatctagtaggtaagtagtttttttttaatacgtcataaatcgcctaaatacggaacccttcatgggcgagtccgactcgcacttggccgcttttttttttaaggtatGTAAAGGATGGATGAATTTCAAATTTAACTTCAACGTTCTGGGCTCTCGTTGGATAGGACTttcaaaaataatatgagtACAAACCCTTTTTTTGATAGTcaataatatgaaagaaaacatgAAAGTAAGGCTTGATAATAAGACCTTTCGATGAAAACTATGATATTTTGAACAATCGATGGGTATCTACCGTTTGTAGGttgtttgtaaaaagttatcatTTCGCGATAATTAGGTGTTCCCtaacatataagtaggtatcaaCTTTTCGATACCTACAATTAGTATGGCAACTTGGTTATTTCAGTTGGAACACAGACCGTGTTTTGTTCAATGTACGAGTAACTTTCGACCTATTTAAGTTTCCCTATTGTGATGATGGGTTGTGTTGTGATTGGCGACTAGGTACAAACAAAACCGTAGATACGGGGTAGATGCCCTGAGCATGGCCCGATTGCTATaagccggttttttatttattttatttagataaacAAACAGTGTATATGATAAGCTTAGGTAAAATCATCATAATGTTTGTGTTGTATTAATATATACACGTATAAACTGTAATGGGTCTTTATTCATGATAAGTATGGCGTCAGATAGTTATAAAGATTATCATAACTATCAATGGTTTGTTAATTAATAGCAGTGATCTGAGAAAAGCGTAtgatgttttatataaaaacaggAACATTCGATCGAACATTGCATTTAAACATGTTTAatcattattaataatattatcattaaaGGTTATACCTATGTCTTTTGCGCTAATTTTACAAATGGTAGGTACTTATCTAACTTACAATTTTCTAAGctaataggtacttatccaATCATTCATAAAATGCCACGAATATAAGTAGGtgtatttcatttcaaattattCCATACTAAAAATGTTATCATAATATGCTGTATATTTACTTTTGTGGCCAAAATCGCAGTATTTTGCGGGATCTCAGGTGAAACAGTTATTTACGTAACCTGAAAATGAGACTCACAACTCTAACATTGCTTGCTGTAGTACTTAGCATCTGCCACCTCTGTCTTTCTATAGGTGAAAACCGATGTCCTAAGTTGAAGCTGGTAACGATAACATCACAGCGGTAAGTTAAACTtatatttacagaaataggtacttacctacgttGATTGCATAGCAGTTAATCACATGATACCACATTATTATAACAGTAGGTACAAGTTTTTCTAGGTATTAGTAATAAAGTGGCCTTATACAAAATGGGTAAAACTAGGATACTTAGAAACCATATTGCATGCATAAGTACTCTTATTTcttacaaatgaaacgaaactaACGATAGTATCTTTTAGTCTACAAAGAATACGtggattgattgattgaacatTGGGATATTCTTAAGGCTAGTAAAAATAGATATATAAACAGTgacgttttatttatgtagacgtgtgacgttcatagttgacaaaactctatgtatataagtaataaaacataAATCTCCTTTGCGCAGCAGACTGGTAAATTATAGCTTTAGATTCGCGACAGTTACATTAACTCAAGGTTCCTTGATAGTGTGTTcattaatttgtataattatgtCCAATAACATCAATAACTGGTTCAACCAGGTTTGCTTTTATATTTGCGTACAGTTTTGATTTAATTGGCCAAATTTAGTGGAACCAGCTCCGACTGGATTCACGGCGACATTTTAACGagctatttaagtaggtatattattttaattattgtcaCAACTATGAATatcaaaaaactgttggttATAATAACAATCGATttcaaacatatttttaaaaaactTACCGCCATCTCTGTTTTTGACCATTCCAATAGTACCGCCAGTATAAATAACTAGAACTCTTCTATCATTCATCCTGAGACTTTTAACAGGATTCGTAGTTAAGGACATCTCCATAAAACTTCTTGCTTTTTGAACTTTAGCAGCAACTTTTGGGTTAACAGCGCTAATATTTTCTGAACCACCATTTTGATTTACACTTTTTCGCGCGTCCCCATCCCCGTTTTTGTCTGAATTGCCATTAGTTGGCTGCATTTCACGGTCCAATGCTGCCAGGTGTGGTTTTAATATTTTCACGATTTCTCTTAGAACGCGGGACGCATGTGTGTTATGCTCGTGAAGCTGAAACGCGGACTGAAGTCTTCTCGGCATTAACGTAGTTATTCAAGGCGCTTGACCTATTAAAACGACTTATTTATAACTAGGAAACTGTTTCACGTACATTGATCTATTATGGTGCTGCTTGAGATGCAGGGTTCCTATATTAGCTGCAATGAATACGAATTAAAGCAGAATGAACGTTTGTCCAACTTTGATTGTATCAAACTTTCCACATAtttatcaaattatttataattttctcaTTAACGGCAATTTGTGTATTAGACTCGTGAAAATCATAGATACTGTCAAAAAAAGACAACTTTTTTGTGTCAAGTGTCAATacgttgacgaccggtctggccttttatagagtcagaccaagaaaagtctgcagcggatttgatagcccacgcagtgcaagtgttatttacacgtcatcatttcatagaagtttgacgtttaaaataacactggcactgcgagggctgtcaaatccgctgcagacttttcttggtctgattctacttactttactctttgggtctggcctactagagtctgtgcggaaagagaagagtcgtggaatgtatgggtccCAATCATGtcccaatacattccatgactcttctctttccgcacagactatatgagtgggagtgaccctgcctgagaatccgatggtcccgggttcgaatccaaAGATAGTGTCATGTTCTGTGCTGGATTGCAGTGTAACAGGGCCAAATAATCTGAGCAATTACTCATTTTACAGGCAATTAATGACAATCCGGGCGAAATTTTCTAAATGATAATTTGCTAAATTAATAGCATAAATAGTGTTAGAAGCCAGTTTTTACGGTCATTATAGGTTTTTCTTCCGTaatcagttattttttttatgatttaagtcaATATTCATGATTATTTTGTGTTAATGTTAcgttacgctagggcttgacaaaattatcaattgatcatataggtactttaaaaaaaagcgctggtggtctAGCGCTAAGAGCGAtagcgactttcaatccggaggtcgcgggttcaaaatgagtttttcggaacttatgtacgaaaatatagtttgatatttaccagttgcttttcggtgaaggaaaacatcgtgaggaaaccggactaattccaatacggCCTAGTTTCCCcgttgggttggaaggtcagatggcagtcgctttcgtaaaaactagtgcctacgtcaattcttgggattagttgtcaagcggaccccaggttcccatgagccgtggcaaaatgccgggataacgcaaggaagaaaaatatcatataggtaggtactttagatACTTAGTCGATAACTAGTCGAAGTAGTCTAtcaatattttgtaataattaccGAAATGATTAGTTACCTCTATTAGTA of Cydia amplana chromosome 17, ilCydAmpl1.1, whole genome shotgun sequence contains these proteins:
- the LOC134655757 gene encoding L-asparaginase, with product MPRRLQSAFQLHEHNTHASRVLREIVKILKPHLAALDREMQPTNGNSDKNGDGDARKSVNQNGGSENISAVNPKVAAKVQKARSFMEMSLTTNPVKSLRMNDRRVLVIYTGGTIGMVKNRDGVLIPQKAAFENLIRGYPQLHDHAFWRSRLSMPGFDTSFLVLPPAKDQDSRIFYKILEYDTLLDSSNMTEAQWIQIAESVMKYYEEYDGFIVLHGTDTMSYTASALSFMFENIGKCVVITGSQIPIFEPRSDGSDNFVSSLLIAGCLNIPEVTVFFGGKLFRGNRVRKISAYNLYAFDSPNCLPLVEVGIDIEFNKKAVFKPTTIERCHLHAKLCRNVGLLRIFPSISSSVINAFCQPPIEGVVIESYGAGNIPSNREDLFKEIEAAVKRGVIFVNITQCTTGSVASPLYETGRLLASCGVVSGFDMTPEAALTKLSYVLSKTELTYKEKTELMSTNIRGELTNTSSIAIEDSTLVDALAASLNIQSPKKLIEVTEKVFNSLLLYSIEHDDLIAVKKMLDMGADVNAQNSEGRSPLHEAILKGKHTIVEYLLRNGANVHLKTRCGESPLITAIHRDDLDLIELVQQCGAHLSSVDHKSVSELLSLAARTGAVSKLEALRKAGADLNDMDELKQTPLHKAVLCNFPVMVSYLMQHGVDSCLQDLLGHTALDYAVKLNRSDIVDMLNKPV